The following are encoded together in the bacterium genome:
- a CDS encoding pyridoxine 5'-phosphate oxidase C-terminal domain-containing protein, which yields MADPIQEIIQERERARALGDPLTDVCYLVTVASAERAEGRALTLRDVTERGVGVLVNRTSPKWRQLRGAGTAAILIHWPSVRRQYRIWGGVATMEPEQVDAYWRRKSHGSKLLEHYYTEFRPQSARIASRQEFLAGIGELRHRYPDGDAVPAPPSLAGIYVVPREIETWHGSEERLHDRRLFCRSGAEWECATLVP from the coding sequence ATGGCCGACCCGATCCAGGAGATCATCCAAGAGCGCGAACGAGCCAGAGCGCTGGGCGACCCGCTCACCGACGTCTGTTATCTGGTGACCGTGGCCTCGGCCGAGCGGGCGGAAGGGCGCGCGTTGACGTTGCGGGACGTCACCGAGCGCGGAGTCGGCGTCCTCGTCAACCGCACCAGCCCCAAGTGGCGGCAGCTGCGGGGCGCCGGGACGGCGGCCATCCTGATTCACTGGCCGAGCGTCCGTCGGCAGTACCGGATTTGGGGCGGCGTCGCGACGATGGAGCCGGAGCAGGTCGACGCGTATTGGCGGCGCAAGAGTCACGGATCCAAGTTGCTGGAGCACTATTACACGGAGTTCCGGCCCCAGAGCGCACGGATCGCCTCGCGACAGGAGTTTCTGGCCGGGATCGGGGAGCTGCGGCACCGCTATCCGGACGGCGACGCCGTACCCGCGCCGCCGAGCCTCGCGGGCATCTATGTGGTGCCCCGCGAGATCGAGACCTGGCACGGATCGGAGGAGCGACTGCACGACCGCCGGCTGTTTTGCCGGTCCGGCGCGGAGTGGGAATGCGCCACGCTCGTCCCCTGA
- a CDS encoding cupredoxin domain-containing protein, whose protein sequence is MRTHVNALSTRGRRTLAAVRAAAARVRAVGAGELAALGVAAAVLVVGPATVFAYGRWMDRHVVVVHATQWQYAPNVLHATAGVPLRIRLESEDVVHGFKILGLDAQVTELIPGKSIELTVTAPKPGTYLYMCTTYCGVRHATMFGRLIVTPP, encoded by the coding sequence ATGCGAACCCACGTGAACGCCCTATCGACACGGGGACGACGCACGCTGGCCGCGGTGCGGGCGGCGGCGGCGCGCGTCCGCGCGGTCGGAGCGGGTGAACTGGCCGCGCTCGGCGTCGCCGCGGCGGTGCTCGTGGTGGGGCCGGCCACGGTGTTCGCGTACGGCCGGTGGATGGATCGTCACGTGGTCGTGGTCCACGCGACCCAGTGGCAGTACGCGCCGAACGTTCTGCACGCGACCGCGGGGGTGCCGCTCCGGATCCGGCTCGAGTCGGAGGACGTCGTGCATGGGTTCAAAATCCTGGGTCTGGACGCGCAAGTCACCGAACTGATTCCGGGGAAATCGATCGAGCTGACGGTGACCGCTCCCAAACCCGGCACATACCTGTACATGTGCACGACCTACTGCGGGGTGCGGCACGCGACGATGTTCGGACGATTAATCGTGACGCCTCCCTAG
- a CDS encoding TIGR03668 family PPOX class F420-dependent oxidoreductase, translated as MLRRARVARLATADRQGRPSVVPICFAVRGRRLYSAIDEKPKRAAPRRLKRVRNIAANPHVALVVDAYREDWRRLWYVLVIGTAEVIQPGAAEHAAALRALRRKYRQYRTMRLEERPVLGITPGRIVMWTAT; from the coding sequence GTGCTCCGGCGCGCGCGCGTCGCGCGGCTGGCGACGGCCGACCGGCAGGGCCGGCCGAGCGTAGTACCGATCTGTTTCGCGGTTCGCGGCCGCCGGCTCTATTCGGCGATCGACGAGAAACCGAAGCGCGCGGCGCCCCGGCGCCTCAAACGGGTCCGCAATATCGCGGCGAATCCGCACGTCGCCCTCGTGGTGGACGCGTACCGGGAAGACTGGCGCCGCCTTTGGTACGTCCTCGTCATCGGCACGGCCGAGGTGATTCAGCCTGGCGCGGCCGAGCATGCCGCGGCGCTTAGAGCCCTCCGCCGGAAGTACCGTCAGTACAGAACGATGCGGCTTGAAGAGCGCCCCGTGCTCGGCATCACGCCGGGCCGCATTGTCATGTGGACGGCGACCTGA
- a CDS encoding 4Fe-4S binding protein — translation MSAVDRVAADTATAVAGGTAAGNARPRDVFLGLVPVDARLELTKAPWLRRLLRSRWTTFLPTALNLFLFLVILAAGIVGTPVGNANIAIVFIWILWWSALMLVLVPFASRLWCGMCPLPVLGEWLQRLSLVRRSWRRPLGLSLKWPKKLRSMWLVNGVFLGVAAFSGIITTRPWATVALLGSIMVLGTGLFLVYERRTFCRYLCPVGGFLGLYANFAALEIRPKSTPVCVGHKSKECILGSAAGHGCPWLEQPTSLKRNTYCGLCLECFRCCSHDNMGLYVRPFGTDLLVESHRGLDESWKAFIMLGAAAVYSATMMGPWGTLKDWANLRSLGGWALFAAGLVTVLAGVLPALHGASAWLSWRLAGRTVPFRRVFTNFAYHLVPIGLLAWIGFSFAILLPNGSYVLRIISDPFGWGWNLFGTAHFAWTPILTSWLPALQAAALLFGFVYSLDVAWKIARQTFPAPAAAARAVMPQIVLLGGITAAFLWLFVG, via the coding sequence ATGAGTGCGGTGGATCGGGTGGCGGCGGACACCGCGACGGCCGTGGCCGGCGGAACCGCGGCCGGCAACGCCCGACCGCGCGACGTCTTCCTCGGCCTCGTGCCCGTGGACGCGCGTCTCGAGCTGACGAAGGCGCCGTGGCTGCGCCGCCTGCTGCGAAGCCGCTGGACGACCTTCCTGCCGACCGCGCTGAACCTCTTCCTGTTCCTGGTCATCCTCGCCGCCGGCATCGTCGGCACGCCTGTGGGCAACGCGAACATCGCGATCGTGTTCATTTGGATCCTGTGGTGGTCGGCGCTGATGCTGGTGCTCGTCCCGTTCGCGTCCCGCCTCTGGTGCGGGATGTGCCCCCTGCCCGTGCTGGGCGAGTGGCTGCAGCGCCTCTCCCTCGTCCGGCGCAGCTGGCGCCGGCCGCTCGGCCTGTCGCTGAAATGGCCCAAGAAGCTGCGCAGCATGTGGCTCGTGAACGGCGTGTTTCTGGGCGTCGCGGCGTTCAGCGGGATCATCACGACGCGGCCGTGGGCGACCGTGGCGCTCCTGGGCTCGATCATGGTCCTGGGCACGGGCCTTTTCCTCGTCTACGAGCGGCGGACGTTCTGCCGCTACCTCTGTCCGGTCGGGGGCTTCCTCGGCCTGTACGCTAATTTCGCGGCGCTGGAGATCCGGCCGAAGAGCACGCCGGTCTGCGTCGGCCACAAGTCCAAGGAGTGCATCCTCGGCAGCGCCGCGGGCCACGGCTGCCCGTGGCTCGAGCAGCCGACCAGCCTGAAACGCAACACCTACTGCGGGCTCTGCCTCGAATGTTTCCGCTGCTGCTCGCATGACAACATGGGTCTGTACGTCCGCCCGTTCGGGACGGATCTCCTGGTGGAGTCGCACCGCGGTCTCGACGAGTCGTGGAAGGCGTTCATCATGCTCGGCGCGGCGGCCGTCTACTCGGCGACGATGATGGGGCCGTGGGGCACGCTCAAGGACTGGGCGAACCTCCGGTCGCTCGGCGGGTGGGCGTTGTTTGCCGCGGGGCTCGTCACGGTCCTGGCCGGCGTGCTGCCGGCGCTGCACGGCGCCTCCGCCTGGTTGTCCTGGCGGCTTGCGGGGCGCACCGTGCCGTTTCGCCGCGTGTTCACGAACTTCGCCTATCACCTGGTGCCGATCGGGCTGCTGGCGTGGATCGGGTTCAGCTTCGCGATCCTGCTGCCGAACGGGTCGTACGTGCTGCGGATCATCTCCGACCCCTTCGGCTGGGGCTGGAATCTCTTCGGGACCGCGCATTTCGCCTGGACGCCGATCCTCACGAGCTGGCTGCCGGCGCTGCAGGCCGCGGCCCTCCTCTTCGGGTTCGTGTATTCGCTCGACGTGGCCTGGAAGATCGCCCGGCAGACGTTTCCCGCGCCGGCCGCGGCGGCCCGCGCGGTGATGCCGCAGATCGTGCTGCTCGGCGGGATTACGGCGGCATTCCTCTGGCTGTTCGTGGGATAG
- a CDS encoding NAD(P)-dependent oxidoreductase: protein METQRIGFVGLGRMGRPMARRLVQAGYRVTGYDLNDDALAAARRDGAASASSVAEAAGEADVIITMLPDGPAVEHAAYGDRGLAAAVRPGQTLLEMTSSHPAVTRRLAADLAARGVGVLDAPVSGGVRGAEQGTLCVMVGGPAALIELQRAVLECFGGIVHVGDAPGDGDVAKTINNLMSATTIWSAVEAVALARRAGVDPVRMLDAVNRSTGRSYTTEHKVAQYMLPRRFTAGFTVAQYLKDLDICLDVAGGLGVPMVLGEVVRQAWRAAAESGLAGEDHTALITLVERWLGPA from the coding sequence ATGGAGACTCAACGGATCGGATTTGTCGGCCTGGGCCGCATGGGGCGCCCGATGGCCCGGCGGCTCGTGCAGGCCGGCTATCGGGTGACCGGATACGACCTCAACGACGACGCCCTCGCGGCGGCGCGGCGCGACGGGGCCGCGTCCGCCTCGAGCGTGGCGGAGGCGGCCGGTGAGGCGGACGTGATCATCACCATGCTGCCGGACGGACCGGCGGTCGAGCACGCCGCCTACGGTGACCGCGGACTCGCCGCCGCCGTCCGGCCCGGGCAGACGCTGCTCGAGATGACCTCGTCGCACCCGGCCGTCACCCGGCGGCTCGCCGCCGATCTGGCCGCCCGCGGGGTCGGGGTGCTCGATGCCCCGGTCTCCGGCGGCGTGCGCGGCGCGGAACAGGGCACCCTCTGCGTGATGGTCGGCGGTCCCGCCGCCCTCATCGAGTTGCAGCGGGCCGTCCTCGAGTGCTTCGGCGGGATCGTCCACGTCGGGGATGCGCCGGGAGACGGCGACGTCGCCAAGACGATCAACAACCTGATGTCGGCGACGACGATCTGGAGCGCCGTCGAAGCCGTCGCGCTGGCGCGCCGCGCCGGCGTGGACCCTGTGCGGATGCTCGACGCGGTGAACCGCTCGACCGGCCGCAGTTACACCACGGAGCACAAGGTCGCGCAGTACATGCTGCCCCGGCGGTTCACGGCCGGCTTCACCGTCGCCCAGTACCTGAAGGACCTCGACATCTGCCTCGACGTCGCCGGCGGTCTGGGCGTCCCCATGGTGCTCGGGGAAGTCGTCCGGCAAGCGTGGCGGGCGGCGGCCGAGTCGGGCCTGGCGGGCGAGGATCACACGGCGCTCATCACGCTGGTCGAGCGGTGGCTGGGACCAGCCTAG
- a CDS encoding DUF2182 domain-containing protein codes for MGGIPDMPPPPSSAVPFLSGWLAMMVAMMFPSVAPTATVFATMGQDRRRAGPRGAATSLFLLGYLAIWGLVGAGIYMLSLVVPDVRMAAPGLRTSSPFIGGFILIVAGLYQWSSLKRSCLEHCRSRLARLQQEWREGAAGAFRSGAAHGARCVGCSAGLMCVLFAVGLMNLGWMALLAAVIFIENVVPHGPPIGRLAGVAMLVSGVAMWAAPWLGR; via the coding sequence ATGGGCGGCATACCCGACATGCCGCCTCCACCGTCTTCCGCTGTGCCCTTCCTGTCGGGCTGGCTTGCGATGATGGTGGCGATGATGTTCCCCTCGGTAGCCCCAACGGCGACAGTCTTTGCGACGATGGGCCAAGACCGCCGCCGGGCAGGCCCGCGCGGAGCGGCGACCTCGCTCTTCCTCCTCGGATATCTCGCGATCTGGGGCCTCGTCGGTGCCGGGATCTATATGCTTTCGCTCGTCGTGCCGGACGTGCGCATGGCGGCGCCCGGGCTGCGGACGTCCAGTCCCTTCATCGGCGGGTTCATCTTGATCGTCGCCGGACTCTACCAGTGGAGCTCCCTGAAGCGGTCTTGCCTCGAGCACTGCCGCTCGCGGCTTGCTCGTCTCCAACAAGAATGGCGGGAGGGCGCAGCTGGTGCGTTCCGATCGGGCGCGGCTCACGGCGCACGGTGCGTCGGGTGCAGTGCCGGTTTGATGTGCGTATTGTTTGCCGTAGGCTTGATGAACCTCGGGTGGATGGCGCTGTTGGCGGCGGTGATCTTCATCGAGAACGTCGTTCCCCACGGGCCGCCTATCGGGAGACTGGCCGGCGTAGCGATGCTCGTCTCCGGCGTCGCGATGTGGGCCGCACCATGGCTGGGGCGCTGA
- a CDS encoding carboxymuconolactone decarboxylase family protein, protein MQASVKNPVPAVPDAQGTFLPPIENPKGVMMKLVFYFTRRQFGKVLTPLTVYSARLPLAFGVFYGKVSALDKKLSLPPETAVLIRVQVARINVCLFCIDAARAAVIKAAMNEAKFDALEHYQTSSLFTDAERAALNYVTELTRDKKVNPNTFARMSAYYSDRQICEIVWLVASEHIYNMTNIGLNIHSDMLCDVMRKKK, encoded by the coding sequence ATGCAAGCAAGTGTGAAAAACCCAGTGCCAGCAGTTCCCGACGCCCAGGGCACATTTCTTCCTCCCATCGAAAACCCCAAGGGGGTGATGATGAAGCTGGTGTTCTACTTTACACGCCGGCAGTTTGGCAAAGTGCTTACACCGCTGACGGTGTATTCCGCCCGATTGCCGCTTGCATTCGGCGTGTTCTACGGTAAGGTCAGCGCGCTGGATAAGAAGCTGTCGCTGCCGCCGGAAACGGCGGTGCTCATCCGTGTACAGGTGGCGCGTATCAACGTCTGCCTTTTCTGCATCGATGCTGCCCGCGCGGCCGTGATCAAAGCGGCGATGAATGAAGCCAAATTCGATGCCCTGGAGCACTATCAGACCAGCTCACTCTTTACCGATGCAGAACGTGCCGCTCTGAACTATGTGACGGAGTTGACAAGGGACAAAAAGGTGAACCCGAACACTTTTGCCCGCATGTCCGCCTATTATTCCGACCGCCAAATCTGCGAGATCGTGTGGCTTGTCGCCAGCGAGCACATTTACAACATGACAAATATCGGTCTGAACATCCACTCGGACATGCTCTGCGACGTCATGAGGAAGAAGAAGTAG
- the sigJ gene encoding RNA polymerase sigma factor SigJ, which yields MGGSDWLAGRFEAHRTHLRAVAYRMLGSLSEADDAVQDAWLRLSRSGASGVENLGGWLTTVVARVCLDMLRARKSRREESLGVHVPDPIVGREDRFDPEHEALLADSVGLALLVVLETLAPAERLAFVLHDMFDVPFDEIASIVGRSPVAARQLASRARRRVRGAATVPDVDLTRQRSVVDAFLAASRGGDFDALLTVLDPDVVLRADRGSAAPGASRLVRGARAVAEQALTFSRLVAFVRPVLVNGAAGIASWLPDGRLLSVMGFTIARGKIVEIDVLADPERLRRLDLGG from the coding sequence GTGGGCGGGAGCGACTGGCTGGCGGGACGGTTCGAGGCCCACCGGACCCACCTAAGAGCGGTGGCCTACCGAATGCTGGGCTCGCTGAGCGAGGCGGACGACGCCGTCCAGGACGCCTGGCTGCGGCTCAGCCGCTCCGGCGCGAGCGGCGTCGAGAACCTCGGGGGATGGCTGACGACGGTGGTCGCGCGGGTGTGCCTCGACATGCTGCGCGCGCGCAAGTCGCGGCGGGAGGAGTCCCTGGGCGTGCACGTGCCCGACCCGATCGTGGGCCGCGAGGATCGGTTCGACCCCGAGCACGAAGCGCTCCTGGCCGACTCGGTCGGTCTCGCGCTGCTCGTGGTGCTCGAAACGCTCGCTCCCGCCGAACGGCTCGCGTTCGTGCTGCACGACATGTTCGACGTCCCCTTCGATGAGATCGCGTCCATCGTCGGGCGCTCCCCGGTTGCGGCACGGCAACTCGCGAGCCGCGCACGCCGCCGGGTGCGGGGCGCGGCGACCGTTCCCGACGTCGATCTCACCCGCCAGCGGTCAGTCGTCGACGCCTTTCTCGCGGCCTCGCGCGGCGGTGACTTCGATGCGCTGCTCACGGTGCTCGACCCAGACGTCGTGCTCCGAGCCGACCGCGGCTCCGCGGCTCCGGGAGCATCGCGGCTGGTCCGCGGTGCGCGGGCCGTGGCCGAGCAGGCGCTCACTTTCTCGCGGCTTGTCGCGTTCGTACGACCGGTACTCGTGAATGGAGCCGCGGGAATCGCGTCCTGGCTTCCGGATGGACGGCTGCTTTCTGTCATGGGCTTCACGATCGCCCGCGGGAAGATCGTCGAAATTGACGTGCTCGCCGACCCCGAGCGCCTCCGCCGGCTCGACCTCGGCGGTTAA
- a CDS encoding dihydroorotase family protein, producing MIDLAVRGATVVGPRGRYRADLQVAGGTIVALGTLDTPARTVVDAGGLMAIPGVVDSHVHFMDPGETDREDFITGSAAAAAGGTTTVVEHTHAAPVRTAGDLRGKVAHLAGRSFVDFALAAHVWPDQVPHLGELWTAGPAYLKIFTCETHGVPAVPAGHLLRALREVARWDGVVLAHCEDDAITRDRADALRAAGRQDGGVIPEWRAREAEAVAVDEVAVLARLTGARVVIAHTSHAPVVDAIAAARAMGGRLWVESCPQYFYLEEREVLEHGPFRKFTPPARIRTPDDADAMWRRLASGAITHVSTDHAPATREQKRRGDIWACPFGLPGVETTLSLMLTAAAQGRVTLERVVDVLCEQPARLYGFYPRKGTLAPGADADITLIDPARRRRLADADVVSKAGWTPYAGREVIGTPVMTFVRGRLVARDGRPVGEPGWGRWLPGAGAETPLS from the coding sequence GTGATCGATCTCGCAGTCCGGGGGGCGACGGTAGTCGGGCCGCGGGGACGGTACCGGGCGGACCTACAGGTCGCCGGCGGCACGATCGTCGCCCTCGGCACCCTGGACACTCCGGCGCGAACCGTCGTGGACGCCGGCGGACTCATGGCGATCCCCGGCGTCGTGGACAGTCACGTTCATTTCATGGATCCGGGCGAGACCGACCGCGAAGATTTCATCACCGGCAGCGCCGCCGCCGCGGCCGGCGGCACGACGACGGTCGTCGAGCACACACACGCTGCCCCGGTGCGGACTGCCGGCGACCTCCGCGGCAAGGTCGCGCACCTCGCCGGCCGCTCCTTCGTCGACTTTGCCCTCGCCGCGCATGTCTGGCCGGACCAGGTCCCCCATCTGGGTGAGTTGTGGACCGCGGGGCCCGCGTACCTCAAGATCTTCACCTGTGAGACCCACGGCGTGCCCGCCGTCCCCGCCGGGCATCTCCTGCGCGCCCTCCGGGAGGTCGCGCGGTGGGACGGGGTCGTGCTGGCGCACTGCGAAGACGACGCGATCACGCGCGACCGTGCCGACGCTCTGCGTGCGGCCGGCCGCCAGGACGGCGGCGTCATTCCGGAGTGGCGGGCGCGTGAAGCGGAGGCCGTCGCGGTCGACGAAGTCGCCGTCCTGGCGCGGCTCACCGGCGCGCGGGTGGTGATCGCCCACACCAGCCATGCGCCGGTCGTGGACGCGATCGCGGCCGCGCGGGCCATGGGCGGCCGGCTGTGGGTCGAGAGCTGTCCGCAGTACTTCTACCTCGAGGAGCGCGAGGTGCTGGAGCACGGCCCGTTTCGGAAGTTCACGCCGCCCGCGAGGATCCGCACGCCGGACGACGCGGATGCGATGTGGCGGCGGCTCGCGTCGGGCGCCATCACCCACGTCAGCACGGACCACGCGCCGGCCACCCGGGAGCAGAAACGCCGCGGGGACATCTGGGCGTGTCCCTTCGGACTGCCGGGCGTCGAGACCACACTGTCTCTCATGCTGACCGCCGCCGCGCAGGGCCGGGTGACGCTCGAACGCGTCGTCGACGTGCTCTGCGAGCAGCCCGCCAGGTTGTACGGGTTCTATCCGCGCAAGGGCACGCTCGCGCCGGGCGCCGACGCCGACATCACGCTGATCGATCCCGCCCGCCGGCGCCGCCTCGCGGACGCCGACGTCGTGAGCAAGGCCGGCTGGACGCCGTATGCCGGCCGCGAGGTGATCGGGACCCCGGTGATGACGTTTGTGCGCGGCCGCCTCGTCGCCCGCGACGGGCGGCCGGTCGGAGAGCCGGGGTGGGGACGGTGGCTCCCGGGCGCCGGGGCGGAAACGCCGCTCTCATGA
- a CDS encoding dihydrofolate reductase family protein yields MGRTLRRNGSTAGKVLWHVTMSLDGFIAGPGDVMDRILRYSGPHEASAMRAITDEVVSTTGAVLVGRRSYDTGRRNGQRAEFSTVYGGAWTGPQFVLTHRAPDVPEDPTITFLSGDIHRAVTTALRAAKGKNVVVIGANVAQQCIHARLVDEILVRLAPVLLGEGVRLYGGPWTLPIDLETASITRSGQLTNLRFRVVRSPST; encoded by the coding sequence ATGGGACGTACGTTGAGACGCAATGGAAGCACGGCGGGCAAAGTCCTTTGGCATGTGACGATGTCCTTAGACGGCTTCATCGCCGGCCCGGGCGACGTTATGGACCGGATCTTGCGATATTCGGGACCGCACGAGGCGTCCGCCATGAGGGCGATCACCGACGAGGTCGTCAGCACAACCGGTGCGGTGCTGGTGGGGCGGCGCAGCTACGACACCGGGAGAAGAAACGGGCAGCGCGCCGAATTCAGCACAGTCTACGGCGGAGCCTGGACCGGACCGCAATTCGTACTCACCCACCGCGCCCCGGACGTTCCCGAAGATCCGACGATCACATTCCTCTCAGGGGATATCCATCGCGCCGTCACCACGGCCCTTCGCGCCGCCAAGGGCAAAAATGTGGTTGTGATCGGCGCCAACGTCGCGCAGCAGTGCATCCACGCACGCCTTGTCGACGAGATCCTCGTTCGTCTGGCGCCGGTCTTACTCGGCGAGGGCGTCCGGCTGTACGGCGGACCTTGGACCCTGCCGATCGACTTGGAAACGGCGAGCATAACCCGGTCAGGGCAGCTGACGAATCTCCGCTTCCGCGTCGTCAGGTCGCCGTCCACATGA
- a CDS encoding SRPBCC domain-containing protein: MVTSTSEQAVHTLEITKEEEIAAPIEVVFETLLEHLGPLNETGPGSPMPMTLEPWPGGRWYRDLGQNTGHFWGHVQVIKPPTLLEISGPLFMSYPAVSHVQYRLTAEGRHTRLTLVHRAIGPITPAHREGVGQGWSYILAKVREGAERRR; this comes from the coding sequence ATGGTGACTAGCACGTCAGAGCAGGCGGTGCACACGCTGGAGATCACAAAGGAGGAAGAGATCGCGGCGCCCATCGAGGTCGTGTTCGAGACGCTCCTGGAGCATCTCGGGCCGCTCAACGAGACGGGGCCGGGGTCGCCGATGCCCATGACGCTCGAGCCGTGGCCGGGCGGCCGGTGGTACCGGGATCTCGGGCAGAACACAGGGCACTTCTGGGGGCATGTCCAGGTCATCAAGCCGCCCACGCTTCTCGAAATCAGCGGGCCGCTGTTCATGTCGTATCCTGCCGTCTCCCACGTCCAATACCGGCTGACGGCCGAGGGCCGCCACACGCGCCTCACATTGGTCCATCGGGCGATCGGACCGATCACACCCGCCCATCGAGAGGGCGTCGGCCAAGGGTGGAGCTACATTCTCGCCAAGGTTCGTGAAGGGGCAGAGCGTCGCCGATGA
- a CDS encoding sulfocyanin-like copper-binding protein, protein MTSNLTRAAWRALAVGILGGLAAMVPGTAGSAAAAHTVELSIVAGKNAAGGGFDFNGYQRGGMTITVPLGWRVVVHFVNANDLPHSLAVLPSGANQQPAPSAAPVFSGATTKDPATGLPKGAKETFTFEASKAGTYELICGVSGHAVAGMWDKLVVSPTAQAPSVAPAGAASLVAGAN, encoded by the coding sequence ATGACATCCAACCTGACAAGAGCGGCGTGGCGGGCGCTCGCGGTCGGGATCCTCGGGGGCCTCGCGGCAATGGTGCCGGGGACGGCGGGCTCGGCCGCGGCGGCGCACACGGTTGAACTGTCGATCGTGGCGGGTAAGAACGCGGCCGGCGGGGGCTTCGATTTCAACGGGTACCAGCGCGGCGGGATGACGATTACCGTGCCCCTCGGCTGGCGGGTCGTCGTGCACTTTGTGAACGCCAACGACCTCCCCCACAGCCTGGCGGTGTTGCCCTCCGGCGCGAACCAGCAGCCGGCGCCGTCGGCCGCCCCGGTATTCTCGGGTGCGACGACCAAAGATCCCGCAACGGGACTCCCCAAGGGCGCCAAGGAGACATTCACCTTCGAGGCGAGCAAGGCCGGGACGTACGAGTTGATCTGCGGCGTCTCGGGACACGCAGTCGCCGGGATGTGGGACAAACTGGTCGTCTCCCCCACGGCCCAGGCACCGAGTGTCGCTCCGGCGGGCGCCGCGTCGCTCGTCGCGGGTGCGAACTAA
- a CDS encoding thioredoxin family protein → MKAFDIGHTIVSRDEWLEARKAHLTREKEFTRQRDALSRERRELPWVKVEKNYVFDTPEGKQTLADLFDGRSQLIVYHFMLGPDWEEGCPYCSFLADHMDGAVAHLAQRDVTWLAVSRARLPQIEAFKKRMGWRFKWVSSYGSDFNYDYHVTFTNDEMAAGKVYYNYGVLDFQGIGATDEIFGISVFCKAETGDIFHSYSSYARGGDMLLGTYHWLDLTPKGRNETGPRHNLTDWVHHHDRYE, encoded by the coding sequence ATGAAGGCGTTCGATATCGGCCACACGATCGTCTCGAGGGACGAATGGCTCGAGGCGCGCAAAGCGCACCTGACCAGAGAGAAGGAGTTCACACGGCAGCGAGACGCGCTCAGCCGGGAGCGGCGCGAGCTTCCCTGGGTCAAGGTCGAGAAAAATTACGTGTTCGACACGCCCGAGGGCAAGCAAACGCTCGCCGACCTGTTCGACGGCCGAAGCCAGTTGATCGTCTATCATTTCATGCTCGGCCCGGACTGGGAGGAGGGGTGCCCGTATTGCTCGTTCCTGGCAGACCATATGGACGGCGCGGTGGCGCACCTGGCGCAGCGCGACGTGACATGGCTGGCAGTCTCGCGCGCGCGGCTGCCCCAGATCGAAGCCTTCAAGAAGCGGATGGGCTGGCGCTTCAAGTGGGTGTCGTCCTACGGAAGTGATTTCAACTACGATTATCACGTCACGTTCACGAACGACGAGATGGCCGCGGGCAAGGTCTACTACAACTACGGGGTGCTCGACTTCCAGGGCATTGGGGCGACCGACGAGATATTCGGGATCAGCGTGTTCTGCAAGGCCGAGACCGGCGACATCTTCCACAGCTACTCCAGTTACGCGCGCGGCGGCGACATGCTGCTCGGCACCTACCACTGGCTCGACCTGACGCCGAAGGGCCGCAACGAGACGGGCCCCCGGCACAACCTGACCGACTGGGTGCATCATCACGACAGGTATGAGTAA
- a CDS encoding cupredoxin domain-containing protein produces the protein MIRGRRYLVVVAGAVLLAAGVFVVRLGASPLPHPRTITLTASQWRYTPGIVTVNEGDPVTLIIKADDVTHGFYLDGYNVTETVVPGQTVTARFVATRSGRWMFRCAVTCGPFHPYMIGWLRVQPNVTLRLGLLALGTIGATVLYAAWEEGRKP, from the coding sequence ATGATAAGAGGCCGACGATATCTGGTCGTGGTGGCGGGCGCGGTGCTCCTCGCGGCCGGCGTCTTCGTGGTGCGCCTGGGCGCGTCGCCGCTACCGCACCCGCGGACGATTACGCTCACCGCGTCGCAGTGGCGGTATACGCCGGGCATCGTGACCGTGAACGAGGGTGACCCGGTCACCCTGATCATCAAGGCCGACGACGTGACCCATGGATTCTACCTCGACGGCTACAACGTCACCGAAACCGTGGTGCCCGGCCAAACGGTCACCGCGCGGTTCGTGGCGACGCGGAGCGGACGATGGATGTTCCGGTGCGCGGTCACGTGCGGACCGTTCCATCCGTACATGATCGGCTGGCTGCGCGTTCAGCCCAATGTCACGCTGCGGCTGGGTCTGCTGGCGCTCGGCACGATCGGCGCCACGGTGCTCTACGCCGCGTGGGAGGAGGGACGGAAGCCATGA